The genomic stretch CTCCGGAGGAGGTGGTTGAGAAAGAGAGGGAAAAATTTGAGGAACTATCAATCAAAAGGCAAAAAATGGAAGAAGTGCTCAAAAAATTGAGCGAAATAGGATAGAAGCCGTTTTTTCTGATATATTGGTTTAATTAGGAAATTCACTGTAGCGTACCGAATGGCTACCGACGAGCCATTAAAGTAGTCGCTTTGCTTATCTTAATGTTCCTTTCCAGCTTCTTTGTCTTGATACAAAGAAGCAAAAATCAAGGCTGTCCAAAAATTTAGCTAAAAATCATACGCTCCGACTAAAAAATTTAATCCAACCTCACCCCACAAATTTTTCTTAACGTCTTCGTTTCTGATTTTCTTAACGCAATTTTTGGAAGGCCAATTGAATGCTTTTCATTTCGAAAAGGTTTAATGATAAGAACAATAATAAAATTGTAAAAAAGCTTGTGAACGATATAGATAACACCTGCGATTGCGAAGGCCTGAAAGGTCTGAAGTAATCTCTCTTTTTTTTAGCACCACAAGTCTATGCCCTTGATGTAGCATAGGAGCGATGTCCCTTTCTATTGAAAGTGTTATTCGTAAACGTGTGCGCTGAAGGGGTCTCTCCAAATATTTTAGCTAGAATCACTATCCGAAGTTGGTTATCTGTCAAAAAGATGGAACTGTTTTAAGGGTTTTTTAAATTCTGTTATTGGTACACGGTAGTTCCCAGTGAAGCAGGCATTACAGAAGCTGTCGTTGTTGTCGAGTGATTTATAGCTGGCTACTGCCTTCATAACGCCATCAAGGCTTAGATATCCGAGAGTGTCGGACGTGATATATTTATTTATCTCTTCAACATCAAGAGAGTTTGCAATCAGCTCCTCTTTCGTAGGAGTGTCTATACCGTAGTAGCAGGAGAATTTCATAGGGGGTGAACTAATCCTCATATGAATCTCTTTAGCGCCGGCACCACGAATCATCTTTACTATTTTTCTGCTTGTAGTACCTCGGACAATTGAGTCATCCACTATCACAACCCTTTTGCCACGAAGTACATCCTTGATTGCGTTTAGCTTTAGCTTGACCCCGAAATTTCTTATTGATTTTTGTGGTTCTATAAATGTTCTACCCACATAATGGTTTCTTAATAGTCCGAGTTCGAGAGGAAGTCCCGATTCTTCAGCATAGCCTATCGCCGCAGGAACACCGGAGTCGGGAACAGCAGTTACAATATCTGCGTCGGATGGTTGTTCTCTCGCTAATTGTTTTCCCAGCTCTTTTCTCACCTGATATACGTTCCTATCAAAGATCTGGCTATCGGGTCTCGCAAAGTATATGAATTCGAAAACGCAGTAAGCGTGCCTTGACTTTTTGAAGGGTTTAAATGATTCTTGTCCTTTTCGGCTTATTAGCAAGATCTCACCGGGCTCAATCTCCCTGCAGAACTCGGCTTCTATCAAGTCGAAGGCGCATGTCTCAGACGCTATAA from Thermodesulfobacteriota bacterium encodes the following:
- the purF gene encoding amidophosphoribosyltransferase translates to MHELKEECGVFGIFGHPEAANLTYLGLHALQHRGQESAGITTSDGQNLYSHREMGLVSEVFTEQVIDRLPGRNAIGHVRYSTTGSSHSKNSQPIVITYSKGQLAIAHNGNLTNARTIREELEKDGAIFQSTTDTEVIVHLIARSKEENLVTRITESLMRCKGAYSLVFLTPEYLVAARDPYGFRPLVLGKLLDAPVIASETCAFDLIEAEFCREIEPGEILLISRKGQESFKPFKKSRHAYCVFEFIYFARPDSQIFDRNVYQVRKELGKQLAREQPSDADIVTAVPDSGVPAAIGYAEESGLPLELGLLRNHYVGRTFIEPQKSIRNFGVKLKLNAIKDVLRGKRVVIVDDSIVRGTTSRKIVKMIRGAGAKEIHMRISSPPMKFSCYYGIDTPTKEELIANSLDVEEINKYITSDTLGYLSLDGVMKAVASYKSLDNNDSFCNACFTGNYRVPITEFKKPLKQFHLFDR